From Aliarcobacter butzleri, the proteins below share one genomic window:
- a CDS encoding MFS transporter, giving the protein MLFFNLSAFYFFYFAAVGIYVIFLPKVLNDIGYSAFDIGIILAVAPLMKFAMPFLFLKHISLNKKMFKKALFLTVIAVALFYITIEHFYIFMLNNAFLAACLSLILPYLEVTAVTILGKDKYGKARLFGSIGFTIIALVLAKVLTTPFIALHYYLGVVVLTVIFSLLLLKNDFEEKINPISNEVFSFMKHFAFWASIFFMQVSFGSFYNFFTIYELEHGLSLETISYLWAFGVICEILMLYYQAPILKNNLLNIIKFCVGVTAFRWILLYLYPNSLEVVFFTQAIHAFSFALFHSAVVIYLYSLYDNKKLAQQFMFGVGYGLGGFVGALSAGATYGKYLFLYSAIFALFSFISISFVKKD; this is encoded by the coding sequence ATGCTATTTTTTAACCTATCTGCTTTTTATTTCTTTTATTTTGCTGCTGTTGGAATATATGTAATATTTTTACCAAAAGTTCTAAATGATATTGGATATAGTGCTTTTGATATTGGTATTATTTTAGCTGTTGCTCCTTTGATGAAATTTGCTATGCCTTTTTTATTTTTAAAACATATTAGTTTAAATAAAAAAATGTTTAAAAAAGCACTGTTTTTAACAGTTATTGCGGTTGCACTTTTTTATATCACAATAGAACATTTTTATATTTTTATGTTAAATAATGCTTTTTTAGCAGCTTGTTTATCTTTGATTTTACCTTATCTTGAAGTTACTGCTGTGACAATATTGGGAAAAGACAAATATGGAAAAGCAAGACTTTTTGGCTCAATTGGTTTTACTATAATTGCTTTAGTTTTAGCAAAAGTTTTAACAACACCTTTTATTGCTCTTCATTACTATTTAGGAGTTGTTGTTCTAACAGTAATTTTTTCATTATTACTTTTAAAAAATGATTTTGAAGAAAAAATAAATCCAATTAGCAATGAAGTTTTTTCATTTATGAAACACTTTGCTTTTTGGGCAAGCATATTTTTTATGCAAGTAAGTTTTGGTTCATTCTACAACTTTTTTACAATCTATGAATTAGAACATGGTTTATCTTTAGAAACTATTTCATATCTTTGGGCATTTGGTGTTATTTGTGAAATTTTAATGCTTTATTATCAAGCACCAATTTTAAAAAATAATCTTTTAAATATCATAAAATTTTGTGTTGGTGTGACAGCTTTTAGATGGATACTTTTATATTTGTATCCTAATTCTTTAGAAGTTGTATTTTTCACTCAAGCTATTCATGCTTTTTCATTTGCTTTATTTCATAGTGCTGTTGTTATTTACTTATATTCACTTTATGATAATAAAAAACTAGCTCAACAATTTATGTTTGGCGTTGGTTATGGATTGGGTGGATTTGTAGGGGCATTGAGTGCTGGAGCTACTTATGGAAAATACTTATTTTTATATAGTGCAATTTTTGCACTATTTTCTTTTATTTCTATAAGTTTTGTAAAAAAAGATTAA